In the Euphorbia lathyris chromosome 5, ddEupLath1.1, whole genome shotgun sequence genome, one interval contains:
- the LOC136230055 gene encoding RING-H2 finger protein ATL54-like: protein MKKHRKLFPFPALAATNQSVDCSYFCDPTCPYNCYPPETDYYNFLPPPQPPPEHGISPFLIITVFVLASLFLVVCYYIITAKSCPNWLISSRQEEEGEADDTEEDDENNQIDHPIWFITTAGLQQSIINSITVCKYKKGEGLIEGTECSVCLSEFQQDEALRLLPKCNHAFHIPCIDTWLRSHTNCPLCRAHILNDPLTTPLPSLNQNSQNLTTQLENPEIDYCELGNFQYTNEPSQNRAGAAEEEGETTPKEDVTLEIICDIRPTRRSLSMDSLNNIINPVQVENESSGPIVLKKEAGKITRHLHKCPVAMKRSFSCGGRFFSSRQNRNLNAILPL, encoded by the coding sequence ATGAAGAAGCACAGGAAACTTTTCCCATTCCCAGCTCTGGCCGCAACTAACCAATCTGTAGATTGCTCATATTTCTGCGATCCAACTTGCCCTTACAACTGCTACCCTCCTGAGACAGATTACTATAATTTTCTCCCTCCGCCGCAGCCTCCTCCAGAACATGGAATATCGCCTTTTCTGATCATTACAGTTTTTGTCCTGGCCAGTTTATTCCTTGTTGTCTGCTATTACATTATCACAGCTAAGTCCTGTCCTAACTGGTTAATCAGTTCAAGGCAGGAGGAAGAAGGCGAAGCTGATGATACAGAAGAAGACGACGAGAATAATCAGATTGATCATCCGATTTGGTTCATCACAACTGCTGGTTTGCAACAGTCGATTATCAATTCGATCACGGTATGCAAGTACAAGAAAGGTGAAGGTTTGATTGAAGGTACAGAATGTTCAGTTTGTTTGAGTGAATTTCAACAAGATGAGGCTCTTCGGCTGTTGCCTAAATGCAACCATGCCTTTCATATTCCTTGTATTGATACTTGGTTAAGGTCTCATACCAATTGCCCTCTTTGTCGCGCGCATATACTCAATGATCCTTTGACAACTCCTTTGCCTTCTCTGAATCAAAATTCTCAGAATTTGACTACACAGCTGGAAAATCCTGAGATTGATTATTGTGAATTGGGTAATTTTCAGTACACAAATGAACCTTCTCAAAATAGGGCTGGAGCAGCGGAGGAGGAAGGTGAAACAACTCCAAAGGAGGATGTTACTTTGGAGATAATTTGTGATATACGGCCAACCAGAAGATCTTTGTCAATGGATTCTTTGAACAACATAATCAATCCAGTTCAAGTGGAAAACGAGAGTTCAGGGCCAATTGTTTTGAAGAAAGAAGCTGGGAAAATCACACGACATCTGCATAAATGTCCAGTTGCTatgaaaagatcattttcctgtGGAGGGAGGTTTTTCTCTTCAAGGCAAAATCGAAACCTGAATGCCATTCTACCCTTGTAA